The Sporomusa termitida genome has a window encoding:
- a CDS encoding L,D-transpeptidase family protein, whose translation MLIISLMVGIITFNQWDERELAAIPNQPTEAPKGQISITIKIPSRTLEIYENNKVYKQYRIAVGKSETPSPVGEWVVIWKSYRAGDIFGTRFLALNVPWGGYGIHGTNQPWSIGCYASHGCIRMRNKDVEELYEWVPVGTPVRIEGHAVSIQRQLKVNLMGPDVVKLQVKLRDLGYLEERADGFFNKETETAVKRFQYDNGLKATGVVDKKTLSLMGF comes from the coding sequence GTGCTGATCATAAGCCTCATGGTAGGGATCATCACCTTTAATCAATGGGATGAGAGGGAATTAGCCGCCATCCCTAACCAGCCGACAGAGGCGCCGAAGGGGCAGATTTCGATCACGATTAAGATACCGTCGCGCACATTGGAAATATATGAGAATAATAAGGTGTATAAGCAGTACCGGATCGCGGTGGGCAAAAGTGAAACCCCCTCGCCGGTTGGGGAGTGGGTGGTCATTTGGAAATCCTACAGGGCCGGTGATATCTTTGGCACCCGCTTTCTCGCCCTCAACGTCCCGTGGGGAGGTTATGGCATACACGGCACAAATCAGCCCTGGAGCATTGGCTGTTATGCCAGCCATGGGTGCATTCGCATGCGGAATAAAGATGTTGAGGAACTTTATGAGTGGGTTCCGGTTGGTACGCCAGTACGCATCGAAGGTCACGCTGTTTCGATCCAGCGCCAGTTAAAGGTAAATTTGATGGGGCCTGATGTTGTAAAACTGCAGGTCAAGCTAAGAGATCTTGGCTATTTAGAAGAACGGGCGGATGGTTTTTTTAATAAGGAAACAGAGACAGCCGTTAAACGATTCCAGTATGATAACGGGCTTAAAGCTACAGGGGTGGTGGATAAAAAGACATTGAGTCTAATGGGGTTTTAG
- a CDS encoding (2Fe-2S)-binding protein, with amino-acid sequence MIKRTATGKAFIDQPDDSLVICRCEEVTKGEIRRAVYEGMMTMNEVKRYLRPGMGLCQGQSCSRKVRDIIAAELCVPREKIELSTARNPIRSVPMSVYANDKAF; translated from the coding sequence GTGATTAAGCGGACAGCTACCGGTAAAGCCTTTATTGATCAACCTGATGATTCTTTGGTTATCTGTCGCTGCGAAGAGGTTACCAAAGGCGAAATTCGCCGGGCTGTGTATGAAGGTATGATGACAATGAACGAGGTCAAACGGTACTTAAGACCCGGTATGGGGCTCTGCCAGGGGCAGAGCTGCAGCCGTAAGGTGCGTGACATTATCGCCGCAGAGCTATGTGTGCCACGGGAGAAAATAGAACTTTCGACAGCCCGTAACCCTATACGCTCAGTACCTATGAGCGTTTATGCCAATGACAAAGCATTCTAA
- a CDS encoding FadR/GntR family transcriptional regulator yields MEITQRKKTRLYRDIVAQIRQLIQDGSLAPGDQLLPERQLAEKLGVSRSALREALTVLDSMGLIDITPGGGACIKKVGIESMVEPLAAIMLKEKESVFELLETRRILEIEIAKLAAVRASKSDLYQIREAAMEMNNDILNARDTGESDVNFHLSIARASQNTILYNIMQMISGLMREGYGPSRRELLRGPIEEQRYWSDHNFLILDAIQNRDPDRAAELIKEHIQKAEVELRCYFDEVDSGSNKQGSLEKE; encoded by the coding sequence TTGGAAATAACACAGCGCAAAAAAACACGGTTATATCGTGATATTGTAGCCCAAATCCGGCAATTAATCCAAGACGGATCATTGGCCCCAGGGGATCAATTACTGCCAGAGCGCCAATTGGCCGAGAAATTGGGGGTTAGCCGGTCGGCGTTGCGGGAGGCACTTACGGTACTGGATTCAATGGGACTTATTGATATTACCCCGGGGGGCGGCGCTTGTATAAAAAAGGTTGGCATTGAGAGTATGGTCGAGCCTTTAGCCGCTATTATGCTGAAAGAGAAGGAAAGTGTGTTCGAACTACTGGAAACCAGACGGATTTTGGAGATCGAAATTGCCAAATTAGCGGCGGTACGGGCGAGTAAGTCTGATTTATACCAGATCAGAGAAGCTGCAATGGAGATGAATAATGATATCCTTAACGCCAGAGATACGGGAGAGTCGGACGTAAATTTCCATTTATCAATTGCCAGGGCCAGCCAAAATACCATTTTATACAATATCATGCAAATGATTTCCGGGTTAATGCGGGAGGGTTACGGTCCAAGCCGAAGAGAATTGTTGCGCGGGCCGATAGAAGAACAAAGATACTGGAGCGATCATAATTTCCTTATACTGGATGCGATTCAAAATCGTGATCCAGATCGGGCAGCCGAGCTGATAAAAGAGCACATACAAAAAGCGGAAGTAGAGTTAAGATGCTATTTTGATGAAGTAGATTCAGGTTCCAATAAGCAAGGAAGTCTGGAAAAGGAATAA
- a CDS encoding 2-hydroxyacid dehydrogenase has translation MPKWRFEAAKTEIPSDWNVKFIDFTDNEEFIAACRGAECLLVPAAIQNVNATVLENISNIKLIQSAGAGYDGIDVKAANRLGIQVANVPGQNAHTVAEYTIGLIIALQRSLIIADRGTKGGYYTKVRQQLFQKGLTEIAGSSVGLIGMGSISVEAAKILVCLGASVSYYDHTRKPEAMEAKLGIHYKPLERLLSDSDVVSLHIPLTEETRGIIGHRELRLMKPNCLLINTARGEVVDQPALAEALEAGWIAGAAIDVMAPEPPAATHPLLQLSPLAQDRLLITPHIAGVTVSSFRMMLGKALENIQRVFAGKRPENIVNGL, from the coding sequence ATGCCAAAATGGCGATTCGAAGCGGCGAAAACTGAAATACCCAGCGACTGGAATGTCAAATTTATCGATTTTACCGACAATGAAGAGTTTATTGCCGCCTGCCGGGGGGCGGAATGCTTGCTGGTGCCGGCTGCTATTCAAAATGTTAATGCCACTGTCCTGGAAAATATTTCTAATATTAAACTTATCCAGTCCGCGGGGGCCGGCTATGACGGTATAGATGTTAAAGCCGCAAACCGCTTAGGTATCCAGGTTGCCAACGTGCCTGGGCAGAATGCGCATACCGTAGCAGAATATACAATTGGATTGATAATTGCATTACAACGCAGCCTGATCATTGCTGACCGGGGAACAAAAGGCGGATATTACACAAAAGTTAGGCAGCAATTATTTCAGAAAGGCTTGACTGAGATAGCAGGCAGTTCTGTCGGCTTAATCGGTATGGGCTCAATCAGCGTTGAGGCAGCAAAAATTCTTGTATGTCTTGGGGCTTCCGTCAGTTATTACGACCATACCCGTAAGCCTGAAGCTATGGAGGCTAAATTGGGCATTCACTATAAGCCATTAGAACGCTTACTGTCTGACAGTGATGTTGTTAGCCTGCATATCCCGTTGACCGAAGAAACCAGAGGGATTATTGGTCACCGCGAATTGAGGCTGATGAAACCTAATTGTCTACTTATTAACACCGCCCGGGGTGAAGTTGTCGATCAGCCAGCGCTAGCAGAGGCCTTGGAAGCAGGTTGGATTGCTGGGGCTGCAATTGATGTTATGGCGCCTGAGCCACCGGCGGCAACACATCCTTTATTGCAGCTATCGCCGCTTGCTCAGGACAGGCTGCTGATAACTCCGCATATAGCCGGCGTTACCGTTAGCAGTTTCCGGATGATGCTTGGTAAAGCCCTGGAAAACATTCAGCGAGTTTTTGCCGGTAAACGGCCCGAAAACATTGTAAATGGTCTATAA
- a CDS encoding aldehyde dehydrogenase family protein — protein MEIIKNYINGLWVESVTARTFTSTNPATGEVVGLVTLSGPEDVRQAVDAAAAAFNTWRKVPAPERAEIIMNISNKLSEHKEELAQLLTTEMGKVLHEARGDVQEAIDIAAYMAGEGRRLFGFTTPSELKNKFCLTMRDPVGVIAAISAWNFPVAIPAWKIMPALIAGNTVVFKPASEAAAVGAAFVKILAAAGVPAGVVNLVIGSGSEVGNAIVDNPKVKAISFTGSTATGTGLYARAAALNKRVSLEMGGKNAIIVMNDADLDLAVDGIVWSAYGTTGQRCTACSRVIVHKDVKEELVKKLVVRIKELKIGNGLDASVDVGPVINKGQLEKIHEYVQIGVAEGAKLVAGGQITAISSLPGGSFYLPTLFDGVSRNMRIAQEEIFGPVLSVITIDSLEEAIDVNNDTAFGLSSSIYTANINAAFTAMRELTTGIVYINAGTTGAEVHLPFGGTRGTGNGHREVANAAFEFCTEWKSVYVDYSGKLQRAQIDNR, from the coding sequence TTGGAAATTATTAAGAATTATATTAACGGCCTGTGGGTAGAGTCTGTTACAGCAAGAACATTTACGAGCACCAATCCTGCAACCGGCGAGGTTGTTGGCCTTGTTACTTTGTCTGGACCAGAGGATGTGAGGCAAGCGGTTGATGCCGCCGCTGCCGCCTTTAACACCTGGAGAAAAGTCCCGGCGCCTGAACGGGCTGAGATTATTATGAATATCAGCAATAAGCTTAGCGAACATAAAGAAGAACTGGCACAATTACTAACCACTGAGATGGGGAAGGTTTTGCATGAGGCGCGGGGCGATGTTCAGGAAGCCATTGATATAGCCGCTTATATGGCCGGTGAAGGACGACGTTTGTTTGGTTTCACTACACCGTCCGAGCTAAAAAATAAATTTTGCCTGACTATGCGTGATCCGGTAGGGGTTATTGCGGCAATTTCGGCCTGGAACTTTCCTGTTGCCATACCTGCCTGGAAAATAATGCCGGCACTCATCGCCGGCAATACTGTAGTTTTCAAACCAGCCAGCGAGGCAGCGGCCGTTGGTGCCGCTTTTGTAAAGATTCTGGCAGCGGCCGGGGTTCCGGCAGGGGTAGTCAACCTGGTAATCGGTTCAGGCTCAGAGGTTGGTAATGCCATTGTTGATAACCCGAAAGTTAAAGCAATTTCCTTTACTGGATCGACTGCCACCGGTACTGGTTTATATGCACGGGCGGCAGCTCTGAACAAACGGGTGTCACTGGAAATGGGCGGCAAAAATGCCATTATTGTTATGAATGATGCTGATTTGGATCTGGCAGTTGACGGCATTGTATGGAGCGCTTACGGTACTACAGGGCAAAGATGCACAGCATGCAGCCGGGTTATTGTCCATAAAGACGTCAAAGAAGAATTAGTTAAGAAACTGGTTGTCCGTATCAAAGAACTCAAAATTGGCAATGGGTTAGATGCATCCGTGGATGTCGGACCGGTAATTAACAAAGGCCAGCTGGAGAAGATCCATGAATACGTACAGATTGGTGTGGCTGAAGGCGCTAAATTAGTGGCCGGCGGTCAAATAACGGCCATAAGTTCATTGCCTGGCGGAAGCTTCTACCTGCCGACACTGTTTGACGGTGTAAGCCGAAACATGCGTATAGCCCAGGAGGAAATTTTTGGCCCTGTTTTATCGGTAATTACCATAGACAGCCTGGAAGAGGCAATCGACGTCAATAACGATACTGCTTTTGGCCTGTCGAGTTCCATTTATACCGCCAATATCAATGCCGCCTTTACGGCCATGCGTGAACTGACTACCGGTATTGTGTATATTAATGCTGGAACAACGGGTGCTGAAGTGCATTTGCCATTTGGCGGGACACGTGGTACAGGCAATGGACATCGTGAAGTGGCCAATGCTGCTTTTGAATTCTGTACAGAGTGGAAATCGGTATATGTGGATTATAGCGGCAAGCTGCAACGGGCCCAGATCGATAATCGTTAA
- a CDS encoding NAD(P)/FAD-dependent oxidoreductase, whose translation MNKPDVIIVGGGVIGCAAAYYLQNKGTQVLLLERNEIGDGGSSRNGGGVRQSARDIRELPLAMYAVRNMWPGLADELGVDIEYCQQGNLRLGKTAEHQQVLQQLVEQGRAAGLDMVMLSAAQVKEICPYVAEAVTYASYCPTDGHANPLRTTLAFYKKARELGAEVITGEQVQSLLLYKGKVTGVVTDQGRYEAGAVIIAAGLDSRPIINSVGVDVPLQTSLIECLVSDAQPPMFPQMIGTAPADFYGHQTSHGSFVFGGSSGLEPYYANAEQPVSRPLTPPAICRAVLNYFPVLGRARIVRTWSGFLDKTPDLLPVISKVTDLPGLILACGFSGHGFGIAPVVGKLLSELAADEQPTLPLEFFAHDRFKPRL comes from the coding sequence ATGAACAAACCAGATGTAATTATTGTCGGCGGTGGTGTAATCGGCTGCGCGGCGGCATATTATTTGCAAAACAAAGGCACCCAGGTACTGCTGCTGGAAAGAAACGAAATTGGTGACGGCGGTTCAAGCCGCAATGGCGGCGGTGTCCGGCAGTCTGCCCGGGATATCCGGGAGCTTCCCCTGGCTATGTATGCCGTGCGTAATATGTGGCCTGGACTTGCTGATGAACTGGGTGTCGATATTGAGTATTGCCAGCAGGGAAATTTGCGTTTGGGAAAAACCGCAGAGCATCAACAGGTTTTGCAGCAATTGGTTGAACAGGGACGGGCGGCAGGTCTGGATATGGTGATGTTGTCTGCCGCACAAGTTAAGGAAATATGTCCGTATGTTGCCGAGGCGGTAACATATGCCAGCTATTGTCCGACCGACGGGCACGCTAATCCGCTTCGCACCACGCTGGCCTTCTATAAGAAGGCCCGGGAACTGGGCGCCGAGGTTATTACCGGTGAGCAAGTGCAATCCTTGCTTCTGTATAAGGGAAAGGTGACTGGAGTCGTTACGGACCAGGGGCGGTATGAAGCCGGTGCGGTCATAATTGCCGCCGGCTTAGATTCCCGGCCTATTATTAACTCTGTTGGCGTCGACGTACCTTTGCAAACTTCGTTGATCGAATGCCTGGTAAGTGATGCCCAGCCGCCAATGTTTCCACAGATGATCGGTACGGCGCCGGCTGATTTTTATGGGCATCAAACAAGCCATGGCTCCTTTGTCTTTGGCGGTTCCAGCGGACTTGAGCCGTATTATGCCAACGCAGAGCAGCCGGTTAGCCGGCCGCTGACTCCCCCTGCTATTTGCCGGGCGGTTCTTAATTACTTTCCCGTATTGGGGCGTGCCCGTATTGTTCGCACCTGGTCAGGATTTTTGGATAAGACGCCTGATCTCCTGCCAGTCATTAGCAAGGTGACTGACCTGCCTGGCTTGATTTTGGCTTGCGGTTTTAGTGGCCACGGTTTCGGTATTGCCCCGGTAGTAGGCAAACTGCTGAGTGAACTGGCGGCTGACGAGCAACCGACATTGCCTTTAGAGTTTTTTGCGCATGACCGGTTTAAACCCCGGCTGTAA
- a CDS encoding LL-diaminopimelate aminotransferase — MAGDKSGVVGIMLIETAQRIDTLPEYLFAKLDKIVARKKEQGIDIINLGIGDPDQPTPEHIIEELYKEAKNPANHRYSSSIGILPYRQAVSQWYADRFGVRLDAKTQVASVIGSKEGIFHISWSFLNPGDVVLLCDIHYPVYRIGALMAGAVPYYMPVNERNNYLPDLGSIPADIAKKAKLLFVNYPNNPTGAIAGETFFHELIAFARDNNIIVCHDGAYSEIYFDDYRPPSFLQFPGAKEVGVEFSSVSKAYNMTGWRSGWIAGNAEVVEALTRLKSNIDTGQFQAIQYAAIAGLNTPPAYGQSLRNLYQERRDLVVDGLNRLGWKLEKPKAAFYLWAPVPTGYTALSFSEMVLDKAGVVVTPGTGYGQGGEGFFRISLTTPTNRILEAISRISRNIDKAVF; from the coding sequence ATGGCTGGGGATAAGAGTGGAGTGGTGGGGATTATGTTAATAGAGACGGCTCAACGTATTGACACTTTGCCCGAGTACTTGTTTGCTAAGCTTGATAAAATAGTTGCCCGGAAAAAGGAGCAGGGTATAGATATTATTAATTTGGGAATTGGGGATCCGGATCAGCCCACTCCCGAGCATATCATTGAAGAGCTATATAAAGAAGCAAAAAATCCGGCTAATCACAGGTATTCTTCCTCTATAGGGATATTGCCTTATCGGCAAGCTGTTTCCCAGTGGTACGCTGACCGTTTTGGTGTCCGGTTGGACGCCAAAACGCAAGTTGCGTCTGTAATTGGCTCAAAAGAGGGGATTTTTCACATTTCCTGGAGTTTTCTAAATCCGGGGGATGTGGTACTGCTTTGCGATATTCATTACCCCGTATACCGGATTGGGGCATTAATGGCGGGAGCAGTGCCCTATTATATGCCTGTTAATGAAAGAAACAACTATTTACCTGATCTTGGTAGTATTCCTGCTGATATAGCCAAAAAGGCTAAGCTGCTGTTTGTTAATTATCCCAATAATCCAACCGGCGCCATCGCTGGCGAGACCTTTTTCCATGAGCTGATTGCATTTGCGCGGGATAATAATATTATCGTATGTCATGACGGTGCCTATTCGGAAATATATTTTGACGATTATCGACCACCTAGTTTTCTTCAATTCCCCGGTGCAAAAGAGGTGGGAGTGGAGTTTAGCTCTGTTTCAAAAGCGTACAATATGACTGGCTGGCGGAGCGGTTGGATAGCCGGTAATGCTGAGGTTGTGGAGGCGCTCACCAGGCTTAAAAGCAACATAGACACCGGGCAGTTTCAGGCTATCCAGTATGCTGCAATTGCTGGGCTTAACACGCCGCCTGCTTATGGGCAGTCGTTGCGGAATTTGTATCAGGAACGACGTGATCTTGTTGTTGACGGGCTTAACCGGTTAGGTTGGAAACTTGAAAAACCAAAGGCGGCTTTTTACCTCTGGGCACCGGTACCGACCGGCTACACAGCGCTGTCCTTTTCTGAGATGGTTCTTGACAAGGCCGGGGTTGTGGTCACCCCGGGAACAGGATATGGTCAAGGCGGGGAAGGATTTTTCAGGATTTCACTTACAACGCCGACAAACCGCATCCTTGAAGCCATCAGTAGGATAAGCCGTAATATTGATAAAGCTGTCTTTTAG